From a single Nicotiana tomentosiformis chromosome 2, ASM39032v3, whole genome shotgun sequence genomic region:
- the LOC138905970 gene encoding uncharacterized protein, whose protein sequence is MAQDFVQQFQYNIDIVPDRSSLVNINKKPTESFREYAIKWREQAAMVKPPMKEAEMIDYFLQAQDPDYLHYMLAAIGKPFAEAIKIGEIVENGMKSGKIVSQAALKATTQAIQSRSGSFRNRKKKEEGSGLGEFKEE, encoded by the coding sequence atggctcaagattttgtccaacagtttcagtacaatattgatatagtgcCAGATCGCTCCTCTCTCGTCAACATAAATAAGAAACCAACAGAGagcttcagagaatatgcaatcaagtggagagagcaggctgctatggtcaaaccaccaatgaaagaggcagaaatgattgactattttctccaagctcaggatcctgattacctccattacatgCTGGCCGCCATTGGTAAACCTTTTGCTGAGGCGATTAAgattggtgaaatagttgagaatggcatgaagtcgggcaaaattgtgagtcaggcagcccttaaggcgaccacacaagcaattcaaagTAGGTCAGGCAGTTTCAGAAATCGAAAAAAGAAGGAGGAAGGATCGGGTTTgggggagttcaaagaggaatag